From Candidatus Omnitrophota bacterium, the proteins below share one genomic window:
- a CDS encoding Hpt domain-containing protein, whose product MGEAFEHDVEKVSQELRIRPEVYCRILSSFSQTLMVRMQSLKEAVAANDAQTMRVILHEIKGTAGNLRLAQISAAEAVMHEAVHAGEDTAKLTGMFDVLNQQALLLQEWVKQKLTPS is encoded by the coding sequence ATGGGTGAAGCCTTTGAACATGATGTGGAAAAAGTGAGCCAGGAATTGCGCATCCGTCCGGAAGTGTACTGCCGGATCCTTTCCAGCTTTTCGCAAACCCTGATGGTCCGCATGCAGTCGTTGAAGGAGGCCGTCGCGGCGAACGACGCGCAAACGATGCGCGTGATCCTGCACGAGATCAAGGGGACGGCCGGGAATCTGCGGCTGGCGCAAATTTCGGCGGCCGAGGCGGTCATGCACGAGGCCGTCCACGCAGGCGAGGACACCGCAAAACTGACCGGGATGTTTGATGTCTTAAACCAGCAGGCGCTTCTTCTCCAGGAATGGGTCAAACAGAAGTTAACGCCCTCTTGA
- a CDS encoding response regulator, with the protein MHRILIVDDNFENRQLLAEILREVAVCDFAASGKEAIEAYNLSLQKGEPYSLILLDIELPEVNGLEILEKIRESERSSGIALGDGIKIIIVTAYEKRFLEAFNRGCDDYILKPIDTSVLLTKIASKLEQMDD; encoded by the coding sequence ATGCACAGAATATTGATTGTTGACGACAATTTTGAGAACCGCCAGCTTCTTGCGGAGATCCTCCGGGAAGTGGCCGTCTGTGATTTCGCGGCCAGCGGTAAGGAGGCCATCGAGGCGTACAACCTGTCCCTGCAAAAGGGGGAGCCCTACAGCCTGATCCTTTTGGATATTGAATTGCCGGAAGTCAACGGCCTGGAAATCCTCGAGAAGATCCGGGAGAGCGAGCGCAGTTCCGGCATTGCGTTGGGGGACGGGATCAAGATCATCATCGTGACCGCTTATGAAAAACGTTTTCTGGAGGCCTTCAACCGGGGATGCGACGATTACATCCTGAAACCGATCGATACTTCTGTTCTGCTCACCAAGATCGCTTCCAAACTCGAACAAATGGACGATTAG
- a CDS encoding Hpt domain-containing protein gives MSDTQPSQSRLNLDIRQSSAALQISEEIYLRILGKAVEQTTRDLSDLATAIAADDYEKIRAIGHRLKGDYDNMRITALSSVARQMNEIAKTSKDKTALQGCLTDLQTLFNELKGQVNPA, from the coding sequence ATGTCCGATACCCAGCCGTCCCAGTCCCGCTTGAACCTGGATATCCGCCAGAGCAGCGCGGCCCTTCAGATCAGCGAGGAAATTTATCTCCGGATCCTCGGCAAGGCGGTCGAGCAGACGACGCGCGATCTGTCGGATTTGGCCACGGCCATTGCCGCCGATGATTATGAAAAGATCCGGGCGATCGGCCACCGGCTCAAGGGCGATTACGACAATATGCGCATCACGGCCTTGTCATCCGTAGCCCGGCAGATGAACGAGATCGCCAAAACGAGCAAGGACAAAACCGCTCTGCAGGGCTGCCTGACCGACCTGCAGACCCTTTTCAACGAACTGAAGGGGCAGGTCAACCCCGCATAA
- a CDS encoding chemotaxis protein CheX produces MIFGRKQNPDLEKFAEIFQTSIVGLFGERAPELKFSKPPVKAKMPIIEYNGKLRADGMEKFDNEPTYVSAINYYANTKDMEKKKALGTVVLYVQQNYISKLVRILQYPPVDDESDEAMQDSCGTLCNIIAGRFKSEISNAGYIELEMSHFVTYRNSAVSGVDFCYNEYDKYEIVFEIEGQKRLVVELSIGVVPRK; encoded by the coding sequence ATGATCTTTGGACGCAAACAAAATCCTGACCTGGAAAAATTTGCGGAAATATTTCAGACAAGCATCGTCGGTCTCTTCGGAGAAAGGGCCCCGGAGCTGAAATTTTCCAAGCCCCCGGTCAAGGCGAAGATGCCGATCATCGAATACAACGGCAAATTGCGCGCCGACGGGATGGAAAAGTTCGACAACGAGCCGACCTACGTGTCCGCGATCAATTATTACGCCAACACCAAGGACATGGAAAAGAAAAAGGCCCTCGGCACCGTCGTCCTGTATGTCCAGCAGAATTACATCTCGAAACTGGTGCGCATCCTCCAGTATCCGCCCGTTGACGACGAAAGCGATGAGGCCATGCAGGACTCCTGCGGGACGCTGTGCAACATCATCGCCGGCCGTTTCAAGTCGGAGATATCCAACGCGGGGTATATTGAACTGGAGATGTCGCACTTTGTGACGTACCGGAACAGCGCCGTCAGCGGCGTGGATTTTTGCTACAACGAATACGACAAATACGAGATCGTGTTCGAAATCGAGGGCCAGAAACGTCTTGTTGTTGAGTTGAGCATCGGGGTCGTTCCGCGAAAATAA
- a CDS encoding response regulator has protein sequence MEPKKPNPNARIPVLDFSEGTEMVSDFSREAQRHLISARNSLLILESVPSDREAIENIFKTFHTIKGLSDFLRLQDIHALTMAAELMMDMMRKNSLTFEGLPGRLVVQAIESLQKLLELLDEQLTNNGVLKSPYHDTSDLVTAIQEITSKKTVPPSNPSAVTKVLPTISFEPDLSVCLTLEEKLKAAAQDVVVDKKLLKELIREFQITSKELREVQSKLHERQRELIKERELAIKLTQQAQSEARAKSEYLANMSHEIRTLINAILGFTELLRESALNSKQKEHLNTIILSGRMLLEIVNDILDYSKVEAGKLQLENIEFNLDHIVEDVFTIIRTRLSGKPINLYFSVDENLPRQLMGDPTRLKQVFINLLENAIKFTEKGEIGLSVRPAAAKRADAQAAITFAVKDTGIGIPSDRKQAIFESFTQADASTTRLYGGTGLGLTLCKNFVEKMGGKIQVESDLGKGSEFIFTIPFHLGPTLHKKDEHAPAVAALQKKETLIVDGHERSAAILTSLCQGLGLTTLPTAQNAKQATELLLQYKDEKKTLPHIMFIDVFPAEKDGFMLAYKIKQQDRYRSIKLIAVSSDVRVDGSEDFRQAGFDDFLPRPFIRKELTTVLLRVLGAEAKEQRVLSKDAIQKISCEGIRVLVVEDSLPNQELLKVHFETLGCVCDYASNGQEAIEKIKTASYDICFMDLQMPIMGGVEATRIIRSELKNKMPIIALTAAEAEEEKEKCLNVGMNDYLPKPFDLGQLKEKIICSVKM, from the coding sequence ACACCATCAAGGGGCTTTCAGACTTCTTGCGGCTCCAGGACATCCACGCCCTCACCATGGCAGCCGAACTGATGATGGACATGATGCGCAAGAACAGCCTGACATTTGAAGGTCTCCCCGGACGGCTGGTCGTCCAGGCGATCGAAAGCCTGCAAAAATTGCTCGAATTGCTGGATGAACAGCTCACCAATAACGGCGTGCTGAAGAGCCCCTACCACGACACCTCGGACCTGGTTACCGCGATCCAGGAAATCACCAGCAAAAAAACGGTTCCTCCCAGCAACCCGTCCGCTGTCACGAAGGTCCTGCCGACGATCAGTTTTGAGCCGGATCTGTCCGTGTGCCTGACCCTTGAAGAAAAACTCAAGGCAGCGGCCCAGGACGTAGTCGTTGATAAAAAACTGCTTAAAGAGTTGATCCGCGAATTCCAGATTACATCCAAGGAGCTCAGGGAAGTCCAGAGCAAGCTTCACGAGCGCCAGCGGGAATTGATCAAGGAGCGGGAGTTGGCGATCAAGCTGACCCAGCAGGCCCAGTCCGAGGCCAGGGCCAAGAGCGAGTATCTCGCCAACATGTCGCACGAGATCCGGACCTTGATCAACGCCATCCTCGGATTTACTGAGCTTCTACGGGAAAGTGCGCTGAACAGCAAACAGAAGGAGCACTTGAACACCATTATCCTGAGCGGACGGATGCTCCTGGAAATCGTCAACGACATCCTGGACTACTCCAAGGTCGAGGCGGGCAAACTTCAACTTGAAAATATTGAATTCAATCTCGACCATATTGTGGAGGACGTCTTTACGATCATCCGGACACGGTTGTCCGGGAAGCCCATCAACCTGTATTTTTCCGTTGACGAAAATCTCCCCCGTCAGCTGATGGGGGACCCGACCCGGTTAAAACAAGTCTTCATCAATCTTCTTGAAAATGCGATCAAATTCACCGAGAAAGGGGAAATCGGGCTGAGCGTGCGGCCGGCGGCCGCCAAGCGCGCCGACGCACAGGCGGCGATCACATTCGCGGTCAAGGACACCGGGATAGGGATCCCGTCCGACCGCAAGCAGGCGATCTTCGAATCCTTTACCCAGGCGGACGCTTCAACGACACGGCTCTACGGAGGGACCGGGCTCGGGTTGACGTTGTGTAAAAATTTTGTTGAAAAGATGGGCGGGAAAATTCAGGTTGAGTCCGACCTGGGAAAAGGGAGCGAGTTCATTTTCACCATCCCGTTCCACTTGGGGCCGACCTTGCACAAAAAGGACGAACACGCCCCGGCCGTTGCCGCCCTGCAGAAAAAGGAAACCCTGATCGTTGACGGGCATGAGCGTTCGGCGGCGATCCTGACATCTCTCTGCCAGGGCCTGGGGTTGACCACGCTGCCAACGGCCCAAAACGCCAAGCAGGCCACGGAATTGCTCCTCCAGTACAAAGACGAGAAAAAAACATTGCCTCACATCATGTTCATTGACGTGTTCCCGGCCGAAAAGGACGGGTTCATGCTGGCTTACAAGATCAAGCAGCAGGACCGTTACCGAAGCATCAAGCTCATCGCCGTCTCATCGGACGTCCGCGTTGACGGGTCGGAAGATTTCCGGCAAGCCGGATTCGATGATTTTTTACCCCGGCCGTTCATTCGGAAGGAACTGACGACCGTTCTTTTAAGGGTCCTGGGCGCGGAAGCCAAAGAGCAACGCGTTTTGAGCAAAGACGCCATTCAAAAAATTTCCTGCGAGGGGATCCGCGTCCTGGTGGTCGAGGACAGTTTACCCAACCAGGAACTCCTGAAAGTCCATTTTGAGACATTAGGATGCGTCTGCGATTACGCCTCCAATGGCCAGGAGGCCATCGAAAAAATCAAGACGGCGTCTTACGACATCTGTTTTATGGACCTGCAGATGCCGATCATGGGAGGGGTTGAGGCCACGCGGATCATCCGCAGCGAGCTCAAAAACAAGATGCCGATCATCGCCTTGACCGCGGCCGAGGCAGAGGAAGAAAAAGAAAAATGCCTGAACGTCGGGATGAACGATTATCTGCCCAAACCGTTCGATCTTGGTCAGTTGAAGGAAAAGATCATTTGCAGCGTGAAGATGTAA
- a CDS encoding leucyl aminopeptidase, with protein MIQFRPTPKLDKGATLIFVSRGPLSESLSRIASKSTRDQIQNAAKDSGFQGDNGELFPLLLSRRIVLLAGTGKKEEFRLAPFRKAVRNAITSPFLKKTADIEILPHDLGDDVVRTILEGFLLGTYAWKKYLAPDKANPDSAAKKIYLAVPEKRIYRETIAICESTNLTRDLINENADVTDSVYLEKTIRQIVRGRKKVSIQVLNRRDMKAKGLKLHLAVNQGSPKEPKLIIVRYKGAGDKQPYTALVGKGMTYDTGGLNLKPTGHMETMRCDMSGAAAVIGTLKATLALGLKKNVLFAVALAENAIGPDAYKPGDVFTGYAGKSVEIGNTDAEGRLVLADAMSYVIKNYKPARIIDIATLTGACVIALGYDYSGLVCSDDDFARQIIRASNETDDRVWRLPSYPELKDYVKSPIADLKNTGLAQGAAGAITAAEFLRQFTENLPWAHLDIAGTAFAGGKGPLHFSHGATGAGVRVLTEYLRTS; from the coding sequence GTGATTCAATTCCGTCCCACCCCCAAACTTGACAAAGGGGCCACCTTGATTTTTGTCTCCCGCGGCCCGTTGTCGGAAAGCCTCAGCCGCATCGCTTCAAAATCCACCCGCGACCAGATCCAAAACGCGGCCAAGGACAGCGGGTTTCAGGGCGATAACGGCGAACTATTCCCGTTGCTCTTGTCCCGCCGGATCGTTCTTTTGGCCGGCACGGGGAAGAAGGAAGAATTCCGTCTTGCGCCGTTCCGCAAGGCCGTGAGAAACGCGATCACCTCCCCATTTTTAAAAAAGACTGCGGATATAGAAATTCTTCCCCACGACCTTGGCGATGACGTGGTCCGGACCATCCTGGAAGGATTTCTCCTCGGGACATACGCCTGGAAGAAATACCTGGCCCCGGACAAAGCCAATCCGGACAGCGCCGCCAAAAAAATTTATTTGGCTGTCCCTGAAAAAAGGATTTATCGCGAGACCATCGCGATTTGCGAAAGCACCAATCTGACCAGAGACCTGATCAACGAAAATGCCGATGTCACAGATTCGGTTTATCTCGAAAAGACCATCCGGCAGATCGTCCGCGGCAGGAAAAAGGTTTCCATCCAAGTTTTGAACAGACGGGACATGAAGGCCAAAGGCCTGAAACTTCATCTCGCCGTGAATCAAGGCAGCCCCAAAGAGCCTAAGCTGATCATCGTCCGGTATAAAGGCGCAGGGGACAAGCAGCCGTATACCGCGCTGGTAGGCAAGGGAATGACGTATGATACCGGCGGCCTGAATCTGAAACCGACCGGGCACATGGAAACCATGCGATGCGACATGAGCGGCGCGGCCGCCGTGATCGGCACCCTGAAAGCGACCCTTGCGCTTGGGCTTAAAAAAAATGTCCTTTTTGCCGTAGCCTTGGCGGAGAACGCCATCGGGCCCGACGCCTACAAGCCGGGAGATGTCTTCACCGGTTACGCGGGAAAATCCGTGGAAATCGGCAATACGGACGCCGAAGGCCGCCTGGTCCTCGCGGACGCCATGTCCTATGTGATCAAAAACTACAAGCCGGCCCGGATCATCGATATCGCCACGCTGACCGGCGCCTGCGTGATCGCGCTGGGATATGATTACAGCGGCCTTGTCTGCAGCGACGACGACTTTGCCCGCCAGATCATCCGGGCCTCGAACGAGACCGATGACCGGGTTTGGCGCTTGCCGTCCTATCCGGAGTTGAAGGACTACGTCAAATCTCCCATTGCGGATTTGAAAAACACCGGGTTGGCCCAAGGCGCCGCCGGCGCCATCACCGCGGCGGAATTCCTCCGCCAATTCACCGAAAACCTTCCCTGGGCGCACCTGGATATCGCCGGCACGGCGTTTGCCGGAGGCAAAGGCCCGCTCCATTTCAGTCACGGAGCCACCGGGGCCGGGGTTCGGGTGCTCACGGAATATCTGCGAACCAGCTGA
- a CDS encoding response regulator translates to MADDKSKNKILVVDDSDLERELLIEVLKGAGVTNEFLSARNGEEAIEVLGTRFKEIALILLDWQMPEMSGMEFMEAVVKVPVVSKTAIIMVSASGTDENKKKAKEVNPNLIGYIVKPYTPESLLAVIRPFVKLKP, encoded by the coding sequence ATGGCGGACGATAAATCGAAAAATAAAATTCTTGTGGTGGATGACTCCGACCTGGAACGGGAATTGTTGATTGAAGTGCTCAAGGGCGCCGGCGTCACCAACGAATTCTTGAGCGCGCGCAACGGGGAAGAGGCCATCGAGGTCCTGGGGACCCGATTCAAGGAAATCGCCCTTATCCTTCTGGACTGGCAGATGCCAGAGATGTCCGGGATGGAATTCATGGAGGCCGTGGTCAAAGTTCCGGTCGTTTCCAAAACCGCCATTATTATGGTGTCCGCTTCCGGGACAGATGAAAACAAAAAAAAGGCCAAAGAAGTCAATCCCAACCTCATCGGGTACATTGTGAAACCCTATACCCCGGAATCGTTGCTGGCCGTTATCCGGCCGTTCGTTAAGCTAAAACCATAG
- a CDS encoding citrate synthase: MTEPAKLTIEGKTYDLPIVIGTEGEKAVDISKLRAQSGYITYDPGYGNTGCCTSAITFLDGEKGILRYRGYPVEEIAERCTFVETSHLVIYGELPNAAQLEHMSQSFTRHAPLHKDMIKFFDGYPETTHPMGILSAMVCSLSGYHPELSRPEPTMEDIDEIAVLLLSKVRTIAAYAYKKSVGEPYIAPRDDLKYIPNFLNMMFSKPRKEYKIDDTVVSALRTLLILHADHEQNCSTSTVRLVGSSWANLFASVSAGVCALWGPLHGGANQQVVEMLEQIHNDGGNVAKYVAKAKDPNGSYRLMGFGHRVYKNYDPRAKIIKKEADELLSKLDIQDPLLDIAKKLEEVALKDEYFVQRKLYPNVDFYSGIILKAVGIPTTMFPVMFAIGRMPGWIANWKEMKEGSESRIGRPRQIYTGQARRDFVPMDKRA, translated from the coding sequence ATGACCGAACCAGCCAAATTGACCATCGAAGGAAAGACCTACGACCTGCCGATCGTCATCGGGACGGAAGGCGAGAAAGCCGTCGATATTTCCAAGCTGAGGGCGCAAAGCGGATACATCACCTATGATCCCGGTTACGGGAACACCGGATGCTGCACCAGCGCGATCACATTTCTGGATGGAGAGAAGGGCATCCTTCGCTACCGCGGTTATCCGGTCGAGGAGATCGCCGAACGCTGCACATTCGTGGAAACTTCGCACCTTGTGATATACGGCGAACTGCCCAACGCGGCACAGCTCGAGCACATGTCGCAGTCGTTCACCCGCCACGCGCCACTTCACAAGGACATGATCAAATTTTTCGACGGATACCCTGAAACCACGCATCCCATGGGGATCCTCTCGGCCATGGTTTGCTCGCTGTCGGGATATCACCCCGAGTTGAGCCGGCCGGAACCCACCATGGAGGACATCGATGAGATCGCGGTCCTGTTGTTGTCCAAAGTCCGCACGATCGCGGCGTATGCCTACAAAAAATCCGTCGGTGAGCCCTACATCGCTCCTCGCGACGATTTGAAATATATCCCCAACTTCCTCAACATGATGTTTTCCAAGCCGCGGAAAGAATACAAAATCGATGACACGGTTGTGAGCGCCCTGCGGACCCTGCTCATCCTGCACGCGGACCACGAACAGAATTGCAGCACATCGACCGTGCGCCTGGTCGGCAGTTCCTGGGCCAATCTTTTCGCCTCGGTTTCGGCCGGCGTGTGCGCCCTCTGGGGGCCGCTGCACGGCGGCGCAAACCAGCAGGTCGTTGAAATGCTGGAGCAAATCCATAATGATGGGGGGAATGTCGCGAAGTACGTGGCCAAGGCCAAAGATCCCAACGGCAGTTACCGGCTGATGGGGTTCGGTCACCGGGTTTACAAAAATTATGACCCGCGCGCCAAAATTATCAAGAAGGAAGCGGATGAACTGTTGTCCAAGCTCGACATTCAGGACCCGCTGCTGGACATCGCCAAAAAACTTGAGGAAGTCGCGTTAAAGGACGAGTACTTCGTCCAGCGCAAACTCTACCCGAACGTCGATTTTTACAGCGGCATCATCCTGAAGGCGGTCGGGATCCCGACCACGATGTTCCCGGTCATGTTCGCGATCGGCCGCATGCCGGGATGGATCGCCAATTGGAAAGAAATGAAGGAAGGCTCCGAATCCCGCATCGGCCGCCCGAGACAGATTTATACCGGCCAGGCCAGACGCGATTTTGTCCCCATGGACAAACGGGCCTGA